Below is a genomic region from Pseudomonadota bacterium.
AGAACTGCATGAGGCACGCCGGTATTCACGCTGTTGATAAATATCTCCTTATTTTCAAGTTTAATAGAGTAATCAAGCTTTAAATCAGTAGGGGTTGTAAGCTGGAGTTTAACCTTCGTACCTTCCGTCTCTGCCTTTATGATGCCTGCACCGGTTTCAAAAGCCATCTTTTTACCGGCAATACCCTTTATAAAAGCAAACCTCGCTGCGCACCTGCCTCCATTGCCACACATATCTGCCTCCGACCCGTCGGCATTAAAAAATCTCCAGCAAAAATCGGCATTCCTCGATTTTTCTATCAATATAAGTCCATCAGCCCCCACAGAATGGCGTCTCCTGCACACCTTCGCAACAAAATCATTAATATCATTATATGTTTTGTATAATTCACCGGTCCGGTTGTCTATCAGTATAAAATCATTACCGCTTGCGCTCATCTTAATAAATTCCAGTTTGGACACTTACTGCACCTCCATAAATGATGGAATAGATTCTCCCTTAAGTAAATCTCTTAATGTTTCCCTCTTTTTAATGACAAAAAACTCTGCCTCCTTCACGAGGACCTCCGGTACTCTCCTTCTCGAATTATAGTTG
It encodes:
- the dapF gene encoding diaminopimelate epimerase → MSKLEFIKMSASGNDFILIDNRTGELYKTYNDINDFVAKVCRRRHSVGADGLILIEKSRNADFCWRFFNADGSEADMCGNGGRCAARFAFIKGIAGKKMAFETGAGIIKAETEGTKVKLQLTTPTDLKLDYSIKLENKEIFINSVNTGVPHAVLLSDDIDHVPVEELGRIVRFHSAFGEKGTNVDFVKVIDKTNLVLRTYERGVEAETYACGTGAVASGVILKEKGLIESPVNILTKGGETLRVYVDDEVYLKGDTKIIYIGLLNDEALL